ATAACAAACAAGGTTATTaaatacaaaagtaaaacattACACTTTAAAAAGGGTATATTCTAACTTTATAAGTGAGGATGATAGGAAAGAACAaatatcaaacacaaaaatttgCAAAACTGAAATTAGATATTCTTCAATTTtatgatgagttttgttttctttttgttaggaATTTTTATGATAGTTTTGCCAAGCTTCAAAGTAAAcgaaaataaattgaaaactGAATGGTAGTAAAATcactaaaatgtaaaaaatttaatacaGAAGCTGACTCAGCATCCACGTAagcgaaacaaaacaaatttgacaTTACCATCAGAGTTGACTCCCGAAATCGTCGTCGGCGACTTTGAATTTGAAGCAATGGTTGAATCGGAGAGAACGAAACACACATGTCTCCGCCTTGAAATATCCGGCGCCGATCCAATTTTCATCAAAGGCACTTGGTATCATTCTCGTTTTGATATCTCCGTCACCGATGGCTCCTCTTCCTGGATTTGCAATGGTAATATAAAACCCCTAAATTCATACTGTCACTAAACTTTTCTtggatttgatgttttttttccgGGTTTTAATCGGAATTGAAGCAACGGAGGAGGAGGTTGCGGAGCGAGCGGTGCAATGGGACCAACCTGTATCGGAGTATTTGGAGCTCGCCGAGCAGTACTTAGGGTTTCAACAGCCTGATTCTGTCTATGGTTTCTCTGATGCTCTTGAGGGATCTAAACGGGTCAGTTCATGAAAAATGTTACTTTCTTTTGATTAGAATCAAGTTAGCATTGGATctttttggtttggtgaagaaatGGTTTGTTAAATGTTTGAGTAAGTCTGAGGATTTTgtgatgttgtgttttggttACAGCTCTCTTGGACGTTTGAGAAAGAAGGGACTAAACTTGAGTGGAGGTGGAAGTGTAAACCATCACATGATAACAAGAAGATCACTGTTGGGGTCTTGGATTTTCTTATGGAGGCTAATATAAGGCTAAGTGTATGACTCTTCTTAACACTTTTGAGGATTTCTTGTTATGTTTGAGAATGAAATAGCTAAGGATTTTTTCGTATTCTGTTTTTGCCAATGAATGTGATGGTGATCTTAGTTCTTATGAATATACTTTATAGGAAGAAGTTGTGAACAAGACGAGATCTTTTGGGAAGATGAAAAGTGAAGCTGAGAGATGTATCACGCAAGGTGAAAAGCTCtgcaaagaaaaaacagagtttgagGATGCAACTTATGCAAAGGCATGTACATTATCTAATATCTATCACCTTCTTCTTGTTTAGATTCGAATCGTTGGCTTTTGTAATCTCTTAATTGCTTTATTTTTAGTGATGAGTAGTCTTTGTGAAAggatattttcatgtttagtatttgatattATACCTTGTCTATGCAGTTCCTTTCTGTGTTGAATGCAAAGAAGGCAAAACTGAGAGCGCTAAGGGACAAAGAAGATTCAGGGAAGGCAGTTGAGGAGGAAGAGTCGACAGACAGAACTGAAAGCTTTGACGACAGTGGACGAAGTGACAATGAGCAGGGCGAGGAAGTAGCCTCAAAGAAGGCAACAAGCAGCAAAGCTCGTGGCCAAAAGAGAGCTGCACGGAGCTAAGAGATTCCCCTGCCTTGAGATTTTAGTTCAGAGTTTCCATTCCAAGTTTTGTCGAGCTCATAGGTAGGAAAAGATAAACATCTTTTCGTTAAAAATTTGCTAGAATCTGTATTGCTTATGAAAGTAAATGCAATTGGCTTGGAGATGAAATGATTACTATAAAAGCTTCAAGCCTCATTTTCTTGTGCCGCCGTGGCCAAAGAGATGCTATTTTGGAGTTAAAAAAGGAGTTACCAGTCCATAGTTCCATACTATGATACGATTCATCATCGTAttacataaagaagaagaaaactaatatCTTGAGTAGGAGAAGGACTGTGCCACGTGAGAAGGAAGTAAGACTATCCTCATCATCGTAttacataaagaagaagaaaactaatatCTTGAGTAGGAGAAGGACTGTGCCACGTGAGAAGGAAGTAAGACTATCCTCATCATCGTAttacataaagaagaagaaaactaatatCTTGAGTAGGAGAAGGACTGTGCCACGTGAGAAGGAAGTAAGACTATCCTCATCATCGTAttacataaagaagaagaaaactaatatCTTGAGTAGGAGAAGGACTGTGCCACGTGAGAAGGAAGTAAGACTATCCTCATCNNNNNNNNNNNNNNNNNNNNNNNNNNNNNNNNNNNNNNNNNNNNNNNNNNNNNNNNNNNNNNNNNNNNNNNNNNNNNNNNNNNNNNNNNNNNNNNNNNNNNNNNNNNNNNNNNNNNNNNNNNNNNNNNNNNNNNNNNNNNNNNNNNNNNNNNNNNNNNNNNNNNNNNNNNNNNNNNNNNNNNNNNNNNNNNNNNNNNNNNNNNNNNNNNNNNNNNNNNNNNNNNNNNNNNNNNNNNNNNNNNNNNNNNNNNNNNNNNNNNNNNNNNNNNNNNNNNNNNNNNNNNNNNNNNNNNNNNNNNNNNNNNNNNNNNNNNNNNNNNNNNNNNNNNNNNNNNNNNNNNNNNNNNNNNNNNNNNNNNNNNNNNNNNNNNNNNNNNNNNNNNNNNNNNNNNNNNNNNNNNNNNNNNNNNNNNNNNNNNNNNNNNNNNNNNNNNNNNNNNNNNtctctctctctcgagactTTTCGCGATTTCAGCTtgaatctcttctctcttcgaTTTCAGCTTGATTGCTTCTCTTCCAATTGATTCCCACGGCTGATTGTCCATGGATTCGGCGGCGATTTGGTTCCGGTGAAGCAGGAGACATGTGATTCCGGTGGTGATCGATCCGTCGAAACCCTAATATTTGGGGAAGATTCAAGCAGTTCAATTTGTTCAGGTAATTGTTCTGCATGTCTAGtaattgttgattgtttatttgaaaaatgtctcaatcttaatttaattaagtcTTTCGTTTGTATGCCTTGCGTATTTTTAACTGTTCGAGCAGTTCGATTTGGGGAAGATTCAagcagttcgatttaattaagTCTTTCGTTTGGGGAAGATTCAAGCAGTTCGATTTGTTCAGGTAATTGTTCTGCATGTCTAGTAATTGCGTATTGTTTATTTGAAACACTAGTAGTCCGAGTTTATTACAATCAATTGTGTAATCAGAAACCAGAAACACTAGTAGTCCGAGTTTGTTTTTTGAGTGTTGTTGttcataatcaatcaaaaattgTTGTTTCATAGTCGGATTGAGTTGGTTGTTGGTTGTTGTGTCTTTAATGGATGTCTTTACACAGTTGGTATTAATTAAGACTCATGTACTTGTAGTTATGCTTTAATGGATGTCATGTCTTTACATAGTTACTAAAaccatttcttgtttcttgttttgtgagTTTCTTTTAGTTGAGCTCAAACAAGTCACACTTAAGGCGACAAGGAAACAACATTTCAACCAACCG
The Camelina sativa cultivar DH55 chromosome 15, Cs, whole genome shotgun sequence DNA segment above includes these coding regions:
- the LOC104746787 gene encoding DNA repair protein XRCC4-like isoform X3, whose protein sequence is MVESERTKHTCLRLEISGADPIFIKGTWYHSRFDISVTDGSSSWICNATEEEVAERAVQWDQPVSEYLELAEQYLGFQQPDSVYGFSDALEGSKRLSWTFEKEGTKLEWRWKCKPSHDNKKITVGVLDFLMEANIRLSEEVVNKTRSFGKMKSEAERCITQGEKLCKEKTEFEDATYAKFLSVLNAKKAKLRALRDKEDSGKAVEEEESTDRTESFDDSGRSDNEQGEEVASKKATSSKARGQKRAARS